From Mytilus edulis chromosome 9, xbMytEdul2.2, whole genome shotgun sequence, the proteins below share one genomic window:
- the LOC139488948 gene encoding patched domain-containing protein 3-like codes for MNIFYRLHIKVEEFFGGLFERHGRFVARHPWAVIIGVVIIDIGLGLGLLKIQTDNSIEQYAPKDSTASKHREEVYSMFPNVDTANNFYQHSLISYSQYAIVIAQRKDGGNIVDSSSLSDVEALYNHTVSISINSSGSTYKYNDVCAKRFSSCVIDGNYIFSSDFKNDLSTGNISYPSYTTSGQTFNIRDTFGKSVASGGFLESAVAIRLTFSVAGNSVSDDWQDAFIKKMKSYSSNTLNIDFAHGSSLDEELNANISGDITLFIVTFSLMITFSGLVLFGGNSVSNRWFLGTAGVVSTALAIVAALGFVSLCGVLFASIVGTMPFLVIGIGVDDMFILLSGLAQTSHIDNIETRIGKTMRTSGIAVTITSLTDVIAFCAGASSLFPAVKHFSLYTGTAILFCYLNYMTFFVSCMTLNERRVSQNRHFFTCRRVKTKHTMIDERKSKALILCCSGSPSKHRDEVEGPLEKYPKKLLKKILRFTPAKIIVLLLFAGFVGVSIYGAYHFKEGLDLKDLVSSDSYFYSFQESLTAFYDQGITIGLYVKSDVDYRSSDTLDAINSLRDNLQKDPDISDTFFLSWLHAYINSTFFDNSSNSNFVTGLQAFSATIEGNMYLNDVTFDNGNISASRFHILTESIASSGGQGDMMLRVRDIAANSPLPVFPYAGTFIYMEGFVAIYSQTLQTIGICVAAVFVVTSVFLPLPVMILFITITVILIMVSILGFMHFWGLTLSSVTMIHIIMCIGFCVDFATHICHAFAQAESTNRDDRVGMALDTAGGPILNGALSTIIGVIMLAPSKSFIFFSFFKVMFMVMLFGLIYSIFLLPVLLSFFGPKYVSKHSDKKDERSVDTENGMIRNSKCSNGTEHSTDTFITKKKPTTSQGGNTEKDSRNKKKKKKKRKKKRKHHEEDQAEEEERINERSRRTPKDLPPLKFYSKNEVSHSNRSFTNDEPVI; via the exons ATGAAT ATATTCTATCGGCTGCATATAAAAGTAGAGGAGTTCTTTGGAGGTTTATTTGAAAGGCATGGACGTTTTGTTGCCAGACATCCATGGGCGGTTATCATAGGCGTGGTTATAATAGACATAGGACTCGGTCTCGGTCTTCTGAAGATTCAGACGGATAACAGTATAGAACAGTATGCACCAAAAGACAGCACAGCGAGTAAACATAGAGAGGAG gtgTACAGCATGTTCCCAAATGTTGACACAGCAAACAACTTTTACCAACATAGTTTGATATCCTACAGCCAGTATGCTATAGTTATTGCTCAAAGAAAAGATGGCGGCAACATTGTTGATTCATCCAGTTTAAGTGATGTCGAGGCTCTTTACAATCACACCGTATCCATTTCTATCAATTCCAGTGGATCCACGTATAAGTATAATGACGTATGCGCCAAAAGATTTTCATCATGTGTGATAGACGGCAATTACATTTTCAGTAGTGATTTTAAGAATGACCTTTCTACCGGAAACATATCATATCCTTCATATACAACTTCCGGTCAGACGTTTAACATTAGAGACACTTTTGGAAAATCTGTAGCTAGTGGCGGTTTTCTTGAATCTGCAGTTGCAATCAGGCTTACATTCTCTGTGGCTGGGAACAGTGTATCTGATGACTGGCAAGAtgcatttataaagaaaatgaagtcCTATTCTAGCAATACTCTAAACATAGATTTTGCTCACGGAAGCAGTCTTGATGAAGAACTGAATGCTAACATATCTGGTGATATTACCCTTTTTATAGTGACTTTCAGCTTGATGATCACATTTTCTGGATTAGTTTTATTTGGTGGTAATTCGGTGTCAAACAGATGGTTTCTAGGCACAGCAGGGGTTGTTTCAACAGCCCTTGCAATTGTTGCAGCGTTAGGATTTGTCAGTCTTTGTGGAGTATTGTTTGCCAGTATTGTTGGTACAATGCCGTTTTTAGTCATAG gGATCGGTGTCGACGATATGTTTATTCTTTTGTCGGGTTTAGCACAGACTTCACACATTGATAATATTGAAACACGTATTGGCAAGACCATGCGCACTAGTGGTATTGCTGTTACCATCACATCACTTACTGACGTCATCGCTTTCTGTGCAGGTGCCTCGTCACTGTTTCCAGCAGTAAAGCATTTCTCCTTATATACAG GAACTgccattttattttgttatttgaactATATGACGTTTTTCGTTAGCTGTATGACTCTAAACGAAAGACGAGTTTCACAGAACAGACATTTCTTTACATGTCGACGAGTTAAAACTAAACATACCATGATTGATGAAAGGAAATCGAAGGCTTTGATTTTATGCTGTTCTGGATCACCATCAAAACATCGAGATGAAGTTGAAGGTCCGCTCGAAAAGTATCCCAAAAagcttttaaagaaaattttgagGTTTACTCCTGCAAAAATTATCGTTTTACTTCTATTTGCTGGATTTGTAGGAGTATCAATATATGGAGCATACCACTTCAAAGAAGGGTTAGATTTGAAAGATTTAGTGTCATCAGACTCTTATTTCTACAGTTTCCAGGAATCTTTGACGGCTTTTTACGATCAAGGTATAACTATCGGTTTGTACGTAAAATCAGATGTTGATTACAGATCGAGTGACACACTGGATGCTATAAATAGTTTACGGGATAATCTTCAGAAAGATCCCGATATAAGCGACACATTTTTCTTATCATGGTTACATGCCTATATAAATTCAACATTCTTCGATAATTCATCAAATTCGAATTTCGTAACTGGGCTCCAGGCTTTTTCAGCAACAATAGAAGGAAACATGTATCTCAACGATGTTACTTTTGACAATGGGAATATATCCGCTTCTCGATTCCATATTTTAACTGAAAGTATTGCATCGTCCGGTGGTCAAGGTGACATGATGTTACGGGTACGAGATATCGCAGCTAATTCACCGTTACCGGTTTTTCCCTATGCGGGAACATTTATTTACATGGAAGGATTTGTTGCTATATACTCTCAAACATTACAAACTATAGGTATTTGCGTTGCTGCCGTATTCGTCGTCACCTCCGTATTTCTTCCATTACCGGTGATGATTCTTTTCATTACAATTACTGTTATACTAATTATGGTATCTATTTTAGGCTTTATGCATTTTTGGGGACTGACTCTCAGTTCTGTGACGATGATTCACATCATAATGTGCATTGGATTTTGTGTAGACTTTGCTACCCATATTTGTCATGCGTTTGCACAGGCGGAAAGCACAAATCGAGACGACCGAGTAGGTATGGCCTTAGACACAGCTGGAGGTCCAATTTTGAATGGTGCTCTTTCAACAATTATAGGGGTTATAATGCTCGCTCCGTCCAAGTCGTTCatctttttctcattttttaaagTCATGTTCATGGTTATGTTATTTGGTctgatttattcaatttttctTTTGCCAGTTTTACTTTCCTTTTTCGGACCAAAATATGTATCAAAACATTCTGACAAAAAGGACGAGAGGTCAGTAGATACTGAGAATGGAATGATAAGAAATTCAAAGTGTTCAAATGGTACCGAACATTCAACAGATACATTTATAACGAAGAAAAAACCAACAACTAGTCAAGGGGGAAATACAGAAAAGGATTCTAGGaacaagaaaaagaagaaaaagaaacggaaaaagaaaagaaaacatcaCGAAGAAGATCAAGCTGAAGAGGAAGAAAGAATTAATGAAAGAAGTCGGAGAACACCAAAAGACTTGCCGCCTTTGAAATTTTACTCAAAAAATGAAGTATCCCATTCAAACAGATCATTCACAAATGATGAACCTGTAATATAA